A stretch of Miscanthus floridulus cultivar M001 chromosome 13, ASM1932011v1, whole genome shotgun sequence DNA encodes these proteins:
- the LOC136499037 gene encoding plant cysteine oxidase 4-like, with amino-acid sequence MAVAFPPHIMALSKVQRLYDACDVVFSSPAAAPTVGEIRWLQNILDGMEAADVGIDDGEKPTSSSSSSDDELRPKSGSRLLPAPAFTQITYVHIHQCDDFSIGVFCFPAGATLPLHDHPEMVVLSKLLYGSVRVRSYDWVAAPSPSPSRRKCGLARVVAADVVRRAPCQASVLFPRSGGNLHAFTAVTPCAILDVLTPPYSEDHGRPSTYFTNVPVPSLPGFAVLEETDLPEGFTVAGAPYLGPELTVDMDEDDDDDSYDDE; translated from the exons ATGGCCGTGGCGTTCCCGCCGCACATCATGGCGCTGAGCAAGGTGCAGCGGCTCTACGACGCCTGCGACGTCGTCTTctcctcgccggcggcggcgcccacGGTCGGGGAGATCAGATGGCTGCAGAACATCCTTG ATGGCATGGAGGCAGCCGACGTCGGGATCGACGACGGGGAGAAGCcgacgtcgtcctcgtcctcgtccgacgACGAGCTGAGACCCAAGAGCGGCAGCCGCCTCCTGCCGGCGCCGGCGTTCACGCAGATCACCTACGTGCACATACACCAGTGCGACGATTTCTCG ATCGGCGTCTTCTGCTTCCCGGCCGGCGCGACGCTGCCGCTGCACGACCACCCGGAGATGGTCGTCCTCAGCAAGCTGCTGTACGGCTCGGTGCGCGTGCGCTCCTACGACTGGGTCGCCGCgccttcgccgtcgccgtcgaggAGGAAATGTGGCCTGGCCAGGGTGGTGGCCGCGGACGTGGTGCGCCGCGCGCCCTGCCAGGCGTCCGTGCTCTTCCCGCGCAGCGGCGGCAACCTGCACGCCTTCACCGCAGTCACGCCCTGCGCCATCCTCGACGTCCTCACGCCGCCATACTCGGAGGACCACGGACGCCCCTCGACTTACTTCACCAACGTCCCCGTCCCGTCTCTCCCGGGTTTCGCTGTCTTGGAAGAGACGGACCTGCCCGAGGGTTTCACCGTCGCCGGGGCGCCATATCTTGGCCCTGAGCTCACGGTCGACATggatgaggatgacgacgacgacagcTACGACGACGAGTAG